In Rutidosis leptorrhynchoides isolate AG116_Rl617_1_P2 chromosome 2, CSIRO_AGI_Rlap_v1, whole genome shotgun sequence, one genomic interval encodes:
- the LOC139892586 gene encoding V-type proton ATPase subunit C-like, with product MATRYWIVSLPVQSSPTSLWTRLQESISKNSFDTPLYRFNIPNLRVGTLDSLLSLSDDLLKSNAFIEGCSHKIRRQIEDLEKVSGILASSLTVDGVPVDSYLTKFVWDEAKYPTMSPLKEIVDGIHVQVAKIDDDLKVRIAEYNNVRSQLNQINRKQTGSLAVRDLSNLVTPDDIVSSEHLVTLIAVVPKYSQKDWLSCYETLTAYVVPRSSKNIHEDNEYALYTVTLFNRDADNFRIKARERGFQIRDFEYNSETQESRKQELEKLTQDQESLRSSLLQWCYTSYGEVFTSWMHFCAVRLFAESILRYGLPPSFLSAVLSPSLKS from the exons ATGGCGACAAGATACTGGATAGTTTCTCTTCCCGTTCAAAGCTCCCCCACTTCATTATGGACTCGACTACAAGAATCAATCTCCAAAAACTCATTCGACACTCCTCTCTACAga TTCAATATCCCTAATTTACGTGTCGGTACTCTCGATTCGCTTTTATCTCTCAGCGATGATCTACTCAAG TCGAATGCGTTTATTGAAGGATGTTCACATAAGATACGACGTCAGATCGAAGATTTGGAGAAGGTGTCTGGAATTCTGGCGAGTTCGTTGACGGTGGACGGAGTTCCTGTGGATTCATATTTAACGAA ATTTGTGTGGGATGAAGCTAAGTATCCAACAATGTCTCCGCTTAAGGAGATTGTTGATGGTATTCATGTCCAAGTTGCCAAAATTGATGATGATCTTAAG GTACGTATTGCTGAGTATAACAATGTTCGTAGTCAACTCAATCAAATTAACAGAAAGCAGACTGGAAG CTTAGCTGTTCGTGATCTCTCCAATTTAGTAACGCCTGATGACATCGTCAGTTCAGAACATTTGGTTACTCTCATTGCTGTTGTTCCCAAGTATTCCCAGAAGGATTGGCTGTCATGTTACGAAACACTCACCGCTTACgtg GTCCCCAGATCCTCCAAGAATATACACGAGGACAACGAGTATGCGCTTTATACTGTCACATTATTCAATCGCGATGCTGATAATTTTCGAATTAAGGCACGAGAAAGAGGATTTCAG ATtcgtgattttgaatataattcgGAAACTCAAGAGTCACGGAAGCAGGAGCTTGAAAAACTGACGCAAGACCAGGAATCTCTGAGAAGCTCTCTTTTGCAATGGTGTTACACCAGTTACGGAGAG GTTTTCACTTCCTGGATGCACTTTTGTGCCGTTCGCTTATTTGCTGAGAGCATTTTGAGATACGGGTTACCGCCCTCCTTTTTG TCTGCTGTATTGTCACCATCTTTGAAAAGCTAG